In one window of Aphidius gifuensis isolate YNYX2018 linkage group LG4, ASM1490517v1, whole genome shotgun sequence DNA:
- the LOC122855324 gene encoding LOW QUALITY PROTEIN: uncharacterized protein LOC122855324 (The sequence of the model RefSeq protein was modified relative to this genomic sequence to represent the inferred CDS: substituted 2 bases at 2 genomic stop codons) — protein MLKTVFLIVSALAIAGAQVPSLGWCPEYVPMANFDMSRFLGVWYEAERYFQLSEVVSRCVMANYTEGPDGKLRVSNEVTNRFTGIKRILEGEIKKAASRSEEGKLNVKYTTFPLTPETNYAVLETDYKNYAVLWSCQGIGPIHAQNAWLMTRSRRPAGEVMQMAYGVLDKYKISKISRDIIXIPEXQLPIEEAHVTNNLRSAIIPDAADVIIQTRKTEIADQQEVVKPIEKVQETIKSEIKSEELVKTVPIEKQTIEIVKIEEQEKPIVPAAAAAPVVTVPEAILKAADTDKEKKIISDFIPNTPIIPPTPFPATLIDDLNDLEKQLNATKS, from the exons ATGTTGAAGACAGTCTTTCTCATTGTATCAGCCCTAGCAATTGCTGGGGCACAAGTGCCTAGTTTAGGATGGTGTCCTGAATACGTACCAATGGCTAATTTTGACATGTCACGG tttttggGAGTATGGTACGAAGCTGAAAGATACTTTCAATTATCTGAAGTTGTGTCACGTTGTGTAATGGCTAATTATACAGAAGGACCTGATGGTAAATTACGTGTTAGTAATGAAGTTACAAACAGATT TACTGGAATAAAGAGAATTCTTGAGggtgaaattaaaaaagctgCATCAAGATCAGAAGAGGGTAAACTTAATGTTAAATACACAACATTCCCATTAACACCAGAAACAAATTATGCTGTTCTTGAgactgattataaaaattatgctGTTTTATGGAGTTGTCAGGGAATTGGACCAATTCATGCACAAAATGCATGGTTAATGACAAGATCACGTCGTCCAGCAGGCGAAGTTATGCAAatg gcTTATGGAGTACttgataaatacaaaatatcaaaaatatcaagagaCATAATATAGATACCTGAATAACAATTACCAATTGAAGAAGCACatgtaacaaataatttaagatCAGCAATTATTCCAGATGCTGCTGATGTTATTATTCAAACAAGAAAAACAGAAATTGCTGATCAACAAGAAGTTGTTAAACCAATTGAAAAGGTACaagaaacaattaaatcaGAGATAAAAAGTGAGGAGCTTGTCAAGACAGTaccaattgaaaaacaaacaattgaaattgtcAAAATAGAAGAACAAGAAAAACCAATTGTtcctgctgctgctgctgctccTGTTGTTACTGTACCAGAAGCAATTTTAAAAGCTGCTGATactgacaaagaaaaaaaaataatttcagacTTTATTCCAAATACACCAATCATTCCACCAACACCATTTCCAGCTACGTTGATAGATGATCTTAATGACTTAGAAAAACAGTTAAATGCCACAAAATCGtaa
- the LOC122855325 gene encoding apolipoprotein D-like codes for MLWLALIICLINTSLALLPTFGACPDVETIDRLNMTRFMGKWFEAERYFSLVDIGAKCGTFNYSSGDNGSLKLVNSQISTITGIESTVEGIARPLTRADDPKLLMSYPSLPIQYPLPYWILGTDYDTFAVCWSCTNMGVFSLKSAWILTREQKPPIPVLEKAYHILDKNTISRAYFSRTDQKNCPSVN; via the exons atgttgtgGTTagcattaattatttgtttaataaacaCAAGTTTAGCATTACTACCAACATTTGGTGCATGTCCAGATGTGGAAACAATTGATCGATTAAACATGACCAGG TTTATGGGAAAGTGGTTCGAAGCTGAAAGATACTTTTCACTCGTTGACATTGGAGCTAAATGTGGAACTTTTAATTATAGCAGTGGTGATAATGGCTCATTAAAACTTGTTAATTCACAAATATCaacaat taCTGGAATTGAATCAACAGTTGAAGGTATAGCAAGACCATTGACACGTGCTGATGATCCAAAGCTATTAATGTCATATCCATCACTGCCAATTCAATATCCATTACCATATTGGATATTGGGAACTGATTATGATACGTTTGCTGTTTGTTGGAGCTGCACAAACATGGGTGTAtttag ccTCAAAAGTGCCTGGATATTAACAAGAGAACAAAAACCACCAATACCAGTTTTGGAAAAAGCTTATCatatacttgataaaaatactattaGCAGGGCATATTTTTCACGTActgatcaaaaaaattgtcca